The nucleotide sequence TCCATAGATAAAAAGCGGATTATAAGATCTTCCAGGATTTTTTGCAACAGCCATACTTGCAGCATGAGCAAGTTTATTGCTTTCACCTACAACAAAATTTTCGAATGTATAATTTTCATTTAAACCGAAAGAATTTTTTTGTTCTATTTTTAGTTCTTCCTTTTCATCATCATCTTTTTTTAAAACAACAAATTCTATATCAATATCTTTTCCAGCAACAGCTCTTAAAACTTCCTTTATTAATGATAAATAGTTACTTCTAAGCCAATCTTTTGCAAACTCAGATATAACTCCAATTTTTAATTTTTCATCTCCTTCTTCAACCACTTCTGTTGTTTTAAACCAAGTTTCAAATGATGGTTTAGAAAGATAATCTTTAATTATTGCAAGAGCTTTTTCCCATATTCCTTTCATATCTTTTCCACATTTTCCACAGTTGCTTGTGGAAAACTCTTTTCAAAATTTCAAAAAAATTTTACATGTTTTCCACAAGCAACAAAATTGCTTTATTAGTATATAAAATTTTAATTTTATTTTCAACATAAAAACCAATGAAATTATAAATCTATTTTTTAATCATTTTATCGTTAAAAAGTTGTTAATTAAATTTACTTTTCTTCTTTTCTATCAAGTAGTGCTTGAATTAAAGAAGAGTCATCTATAGATTCAAGATATGTTGTTCCTGATATTCCTCTTGCAAGTGATGAAATTTTTAAATCATATTTTTTAAGAATTTTTTTTATATATTCTTTTGTAATATCTCCTTCCCATGTTGGAGATAAAGCAAAAATTACCTCTTTAACATCTCCACTTTTAACTCTTTCTTCAAGGGAACTTATTGTAAGGTGCTCTATTCCAAGACCTTGTGTAGTGGAAATATGCCCTCCTAAAACATGATATATCCCCTTATAATAACCCAATGATTCTATTCTAATTAAATCCTTTATATCTTCAACCACAAGAATTATTGATTTATCTCTAGTTATATCTTTACATATTAAGCAAGTATCTTCATTTTCAGCTAAATTAAAGCAAATTCTACATGTTTTAACATTTTTTCTTAAATTTTTAATACTTAAAATTAATTCATCTACTAAATCTTCTTTAGTTCTTAATAAAAAAAGGGAAATTCTTTCTGCGCTTTTTGGTCCAATCCCTGGAAGTTTAGATAAAATTTCAATTAATTTGTTTAAACTTTTAGGATATTGATACATATTTATAAAATATTTTTTAATATTTCTTCAGATATTTTATAAAACTCTTTTGATGATAATGAGTCAGGTTCTAATAAAACAATTGGAAATCCACTATCACTCCCTTTTCTTATATTTATTTCAATAGGAATTTTCCCTAAAAGAGGAACATTAAAATATTTACTCAATTTCTCTCCACCACCACTTCCAAAAATTTCATATTTTTGTCCTGATTCAGGACAAATAAAATAACTCATATTTTCAATAATTCCAATAATCTTTACATTTAATTTTTTAAATGCAATGGCAGATCTTGTAGCATCAAGAATTGAAACATCCTGTGGTGTTGTAACAACTATAACTCCATCTATAGGTAAAGAGCCACCAACTGTTAAAGTTTCATCTCCAGTTCCAGGGGGAAGATCAATCAACAAAAAGTCAAGTTTATCCCATAAAACATCATCATACAACTCTTCAATTGCTTTTGAAATAATTGGACCTCTCCAAAGTATTGGAGAGTTGTCTTTTTCAATAAAAAAGCCAATAGATATAACTTTTATTCCATATTTTTCTATAGGCAAAATTTTTCCATCTAAAACAGTTGGTTTTTCATCTATCCCTAACATAAGTGGTATATTTGGACCATTTATATCAGCATCAAGAACTCCTACTTTTAAATTCTTTTTTGAAAGTGAAACAGCGAGGTTTGTTGTAACAGTTGACTTTCCAACTCCGCCTTTCCCAGAAGCTATTGCAATGATATTTTTTATTCCCCCTTTTCTTTTTTTAAAAAAGATATTTAATTTTAAAGCATCAATCTCATCTTTACTCATTATCTTTAGATTTATATTAATATTCTCAAAGCCAATCTCTTTTAATTTATTTTCAACATCTTTTTTTATTTTATCTTTTAAAGGACAATCTCCGAAAGTTAGAAATAGATCAAGAGAAATTTTTTTATCATTAATTTCTAAATTTCTAATCATATTTAATTCAATAATACTTTTATTTAATTCAGGGTCTTTAATTTCTTTTAATTTTTCAAATAATTCCTCTTTTGTCAATTATCCTCCTACTAATCA is from Caldisericia bacterium and encodes:
- the recR gene encoding recombination mediator RecR, with the protein product MYQYPKSLNKLIEILSKLPGIGPKSAERISLFLLRTKEDLVDELILSIKNLRKNVKTCRICFNLAENEDTCLICKDITRDKSIILVVEDIKDLIRIESLGYYKGIYHVLGGHISTTQGLGIEHLTISSLEERVKSGDVKEVIFALSPTWEGDITKEYIKKILKKYDLKISSLARGISGTTYLESIDDSSLIQALLDRKEEK
- a CDS encoding Mrp/NBP35 family ATP-binding protein; translated protein: MTKEELFEKLKEIKDPELNKSIIELNMIRNLEINDKKISLDLFLTFGDCPLKDKIKKDVENKLKEIGFENININLKIMSKDEIDALKLNIFFKKRKGGIKNIIAIASGKGGVGKSTVTTNLAVSLSKKNLKVGVLDADINGPNIPLMLGIDEKPTVLDGKILPIEKYGIKVISIGFFIEKDNSPILWRGPIISKAIEELYDDVLWDKLDFLLIDLPPGTGDETLTVGGSLPIDGVIVVTTPQDVSILDATRSAIAFKKLNVKIIGIIENMSYFICPESGQKYEIFGSGGGEKLSKYFNVPLLGKIPIEINIRKGSDSGFPIVLLEPDSLSSKEFYKISEEILKNIL